In the Salinisphaera sp. T31B1 genome, one interval contains:
- the murG gene encoding undecaprenyldiphospho-muramoylpentapeptide beta-N-acetylglucosaminyltransferase, with protein sequence MSAPHVLIMAGGTGGHVFPALAVAEALIERGVRVSWLGTAHGIEARLVPARALELHTIDVAGLRGMGARAWLAAPLKLFRACLQALGVVRRVAPQLVIGMGGFAAGPGGLAARLTGRPLLIHEQNASAGLTNRVLARLANRLLQAFPHTFVNDHARTVGNPVRREILALAPPAERWRERHDAIRLLVLGGSGGALAINETVPAALARIDPAMRPQVRHQAGRTLAQAEAAYRQHAVNADVHEFIDDMAEAYGWADLVVCRSGALTVAELAAAGVGAVLVPYPFAADDHQRANGQYLVDAGAAELIDQSELSADRLATEIGALCADRAGLLVRAEAARSVAWPNATDDIVDACFELLEAA encoded by the coding sequence ATGAGTGCGCCCCATGTGTTGATCATGGCTGGAGGCACGGGTGGCCACGTGTTTCCGGCGCTGGCCGTGGCCGAGGCACTGATCGAGCGCGGCGTGCGGGTGTCGTGGCTGGGCACGGCACATGGCATCGAGGCGAGGCTCGTCCCTGCCCGCGCGCTGGAACTGCATACCATCGACGTCGCCGGGCTGCGCGGCATGGGCGCGCGGGCATGGCTCGCGGCGCCGCTCAAGCTGTTTCGTGCCTGTCTACAGGCACTCGGCGTGGTGCGTCGTGTCGCGCCGCAGCTGGTGATCGGCATGGGTGGCTTCGCCGCAGGCCCGGGCGGTCTGGCGGCCCGCTTGACCGGGCGGCCGCTGCTGATTCACGAACAGAACGCCTCGGCCGGCCTGACCAACCGAGTGCTCGCACGCCTGGCCAATCGTCTGTTGCAGGCGTTTCCGCATACCTTTGTCAACGACCATGCGCGCACGGTCGGCAACCCGGTACGTCGCGAGATCCTGGCGCTCGCGCCGCCGGCCGAGCGCTGGCGCGAGCGCCACGATGCAATACGTCTGCTCGTGCTCGGCGGCAGCGGCGGTGCATTGGCGATCAACGAAACGGTGCCGGCCGCGCTGGCACGGATCGACCCGGCGATGCGTCCACAGGTGCGTCATCAGGCCGGTCGTACGCTGGCCCAGGCTGAAGCGGCCTACCGCCAGCATGCCGTGAACGCAGACGTGCATGAATTCATCGACGACATGGCCGAGGCCTATGGCTGGGCCGATCTGGTCGTATGCCGCAGCGGCGCACTGACCGTGGCAGAGCTGGCCGCGGCCGGCGTGGGCGCGGTGCTCGTACCGTATCCGTTTGCCGCCGACGACCATCAGCGGGCCAACGGCCAGTATCTGGTCGATGCGGGTGCCGCCGAGCTGATCGACCAGTCCGAGTTGAGCGCCGATCGGCTGGCCACGGAAATCGGCGCGCTGTGTGCCGACCGCGCGGGTCTGCTGGTGCGTGCCGAGGCAGCCCGCAGCGTCGCCTGGCCGAATGCGACCGACGATATCGTCGACGCCTGTTTCGAATTGTTGGAGGCCGCATGA
- the ftsW gene encoding putative lipid II flippase FtsW, which yields MSRVTDMLALPRVRPDVALLGALVVITCIGLVMVGSASVAVADRLTGEPMYFFYRQAIYALIGLVTAFVVLHVPLRFWQANTFTLLGGGLILLVVVLIPGIGSAVNGAQRWIDFGPVSMQVSEPARLCLILYVAGYASRRQVELATSWGGLFRPMFFMVLASFLLLLEPDFGAAAILVTVAGMILFLAGARLSYLLVLGAAAGGAVVLLVLSSPYRLARLVSFADPWAHPYASGFQLTQSLIAIGRGQIGGVGLGNSVQKLLYLPETHTDFLFAIYAEEFGLIGSLLLIVLFSIVVWRGFVIGRRAIEAEQLFAGFVAYGMSAWLALQAFVNIAVNMGMLPTKGLTLPLMSYGGSSLVIMCLLCALLLRVDLETREPIRRQPS from the coding sequence ATGAGCCGCGTCACGGACATGCTCGCACTGCCTCGGGTGCGGCCCGACGTGGCCCTGCTGGGTGCGCTGGTCGTGATCACCTGTATCGGGCTGGTCATGGTGGGTTCGGCCTCGGTGGCCGTAGCCGACCGGCTGACCGGCGAACCGATGTATTTCTTCTATCGGCAGGCGATCTATGCGCTGATCGGGCTGGTCACCGCGTTCGTGGTTCTGCATGTGCCGCTGCGGTTCTGGCAGGCGAACACGTTCACGTTGTTGGGCGGCGGACTGATTCTGCTCGTGGTGGTGCTGATTCCTGGCATCGGCAGCGCGGTCAACGGCGCCCAGCGCTGGATCGATTTCGGTCCGGTGTCCATGCAGGTTTCCGAGCCCGCGCGGCTGTGCCTGATCCTTTATGTGGCCGGCTATGCATCGCGTCGGCAGGTCGAGCTGGCCACGTCCTGGGGCGGTCTGTTCCGGCCCATGTTCTTCATGGTGCTGGCCAGTTTCCTGTTGCTGCTCGAACCGGATTTCGGCGCCGCCGCGATTCTGGTCACCGTGGCCGGCATGATCCTGTTTCTGGCCGGCGCACGGCTGTCCTACCTGCTGGTACTCGGCGCGGCCGCCGGCGGCGCGGTGGTGCTGCTGGTGCTGTCCTCGCCTTATCGCTTGGCGCGGCTGGTGAGTTTTGCCGATCCATGGGCCCATCCCTATGCCAGCGGTTTTCAGCTCACGCAGTCGCTGATCGCCATCGGACGCGGCCAGATCGGCGGGGTGGGACTGGGCAATTCGGTCCAGAAGCTGCTCTATCTGCCGGAAACCCATACCGATTTCCTGTTCGCGATCTATGCCGAAGAGTTCGGTCTGATCGGATCATTGCTACTGATCGTCCTGTTCTCGATCGTCGTGTGGCGTGGTTTTGTGATCGGTCGGCGCGCGATCGAGGCCGAACAGCTGTTCGCCGGCTTCGTGGCCTACGGCATGTCGGCCTGGTTGGCGCTGCAGGCGTTCGTGAATATCGCGGTCAACATGGGCATGTTGCCCACCAAGGGTCTGACCTTGCCGCTGATGAGCTACGGCGGCTCATCGCTGGTGATCATGTGCCTGCTGTGCGCGCTTTTGCTGCGGGTGGATCTCGAGACCCGCGAGCCGATCCGGAGGCAGCCGTCATGA
- a CDS encoding D-alanine--D-alanine ligase, with product MSDTRITDPGVFGKVAVLMGGWSAERAVSLDSGAAVAAGLARRGVDVTAIDVDRARVLNLAAEGFDRVWLALHGRGGEDGVVQGALELQGLPYTGSGVLACALSMDKVRTKAIWAAQGIPTPAHRVLGERTDLDEVVEALGMPLIVKPVHEGSTIGISRVDRISQLEQARREAARFDRDVMAEQLIAGPEYTAGIVDDQALPLIHIEPSSGFYDYQAKYVANDTRYHCPCDLPPEREAELRRLALRAFEITGAHSWGRVDLMLDAAGQPWFLELNAAPGMTSHSLVPMAARAAGMDFDELVWRILAATVTDEGDAS from the coding sequence ATGAGCGATACGCGCATCACCGATCCCGGCGTGTTCGGCAAGGTCGCCGTACTGATGGGCGGCTGGTCGGCCGAACGCGCGGTGTCGCTGGATTCCGGTGCCGCCGTGGCCGCGGGCCTGGCACGTCGCGGCGTCGATGTCACGGCCATCGACGTCGACCGGGCGCGCGTGCTGAACCTGGCGGCTGAAGGTTTCGATCGTGTCTGGCTTGCCCTGCACGGGCGCGGCGGCGAGGACGGCGTGGTGCAGGGGGCGCTCGAGCTCCAGGGATTGCCTTATACCGGCAGCGGCGTGCTGGCATGTGCGCTGTCGATGGACAAGGTCCGTACGAAGGCGATCTGGGCCGCCCAGGGTATTCCCACGCCGGCCCATCGGGTACTCGGCGAACGGACCGATCTGGACGAAGTGGTCGAGGCGCTCGGCATGCCGTTGATCGTCAAGCCGGTGCACGAAGGCTCGACCATCGGTATCAGCCGGGTCGATCGCATTTCGCAACTCGAACAGGCACGCCGCGAAGCGGCCCGGTTCGATCGCGACGTGATGGCCGAGCAGCTGATCGCCGGGCCGGAATACACCGCCGGCATCGTCGACGATCAGGCCTTGCCGCTGATTCATATCGAACCGTCCAGCGGCTTCTACGATTACCAGGCCAAGTATGTGGCCAACGACACGCGCTACCACTGCCCCTGCGATCTGCCGCCCGAACGCGAGGCCGAGTTGCGGCGTCTGGCGTTGCGTGCGTTCGAGATCACCGGCGCGCACAGCTGGGGGCGAGTGGATCTCATGCTCGATGCAGCCGGCCAGCCGTGGTTTCTGGAGCTCAACGCCGCGCCCGGCATGACCTCGCACTCGCTGGTGCCGATGGCCGCCCGGGCGGCCGGCATGGATTTCGACGAACTGGTGTGGCGCATTCTCGCTGCCACCGTTACCGACGAGGGGGACGCGTCATGA
- a CDS encoding cell division protein FtsQ/DivIB, producing MNAIRRIRANKRWRDGLLGALLLFGVAACTWQGIKPDDQRTGHLYISGTSSHVSDEQIAHVAAPYMNSPFFDVDLKGLQAELARQPWLAEVEVSRHWPDGVAVHITEQRPVALWGDEAVLGANGRVFVPDAASRPTGLVALDGPPTAGLKVYEQYRHLSELLAGHDTRIARLTLDARGSWTATLDDGLQLRLGRDDLDERMHRFVDYALARTQARDALAGAGYVDLRYSDGFAVGGTRAATPKDQEKVNEQAA from the coding sequence ATGAACGCGATCAGGCGCATCCGGGCCAACAAGCGCTGGCGCGACGGCCTGCTAGGCGCGCTGCTGCTGTTCGGCGTGGCGGCCTGTACCTGGCAGGGCATCAAGCCCGACGACCAGCGTACCGGCCATCTGTATATCAGCGGTACATCCAGCCATGTGAGTGACGAACAGATCGCGCATGTGGCCGCGCCCTACATGAACTCGCCGTTCTTCGACGTCGATCTCAAGGGCCTGCAGGCCGAGCTGGCCCGTCAGCCGTGGTTGGCGGAGGTCGAGGTCTCGCGTCACTGGCCCGACGGTGTGGCGGTTCATATCACTGAGCAGCGGCCGGTCGCCCTGTGGGGCGACGAGGCCGTACTGGGTGCCAACGGCCGGGTTTTCGTGCCCGATGCGGCCAGCCGGCCGACTGGGCTGGTCGCGCTCGATGGTCCGCCCACGGCCGGACTGAAGGTTTATGAGCAATATCGGCATCTGTCGGAGCTGCTGGCCGGCCATGACACACGTATCGCACGACTGACGCTCGATGCGCGCGGTTCGTGGACAGCCACGCTGGACGACGGCCTGCAGCTGCGGCTCGGGCGCGACGATCTGGATGAGCGTATGCACCGGTTCGTCGACTATGCGCTGGCACGCACCCAGGCGCGCGACGCGCTGGCCGGCGCCGGCTATGTGGATTTGCGTTACAGCGACGGTTTCGCGGTCGGCGGCACGCGCGCCGCCACCCCCAAGGATCAGGAGAAGGTCAATGAGCAAGCGGCCTGA
- the murC gene encoding UDP-N-acetylmuramate--L-alanine ligase, with product MDPQSNASANGHHQPLTHRPMRRVNVVHMVGIGGVGMAGIARVLLNLGYTVTGSDIKDGVATQALAAQGAQIFVGHAAENIENADVVVVSTAVSGDNPEVIAAHERLVPVVRRAEMLAELMRFRYGIAVAGTHGKTTTTSLVASLLADGGLDPTFIVGGKVLGAGSNARLGEGPYLVAEADESDASFLFLTPMMAIVTNIDADHLETYGGEFSKLTETFVEFLHHLPFYGLAVLCVDDPVVRSILADVGRPIVTYGIEHDADFMAENLSFDGTGTRFTLRRAGHDGFDVHLNLPGRHNVLNALAAAAVAHELGVDMPAIGRGLSQFAGIGRRCEVHGEIALGDRRVLLVDDYGHHPRELSSIIDAARGAWPDRRLVVVFQPHRFTRTRDLFDDFCKVLANLDVLVLCEVYGAGEAPIAGADGRALARGVRARGRVDPVFVDDVHALADVLPGVVSDGDVLLTLGAGDIGAVAGQLAVGGRS from the coding sequence ATGGACCCCCAGTCCAACGCGTCCGCCAACGGCCATCATCAGCCGTTGACCCACCGGCCGATGCGTCGTGTCAACGTCGTTCACATGGTGGGGATCGGCGGCGTCGGCATGGCCGGCATCGCACGCGTATTGCTCAACCTGGGCTATACGGTGACCGGCAGTGACATCAAGGACGGCGTGGCCACCCAGGCACTGGCCGCCCAGGGTGCGCAGATATTCGTCGGCCACGCCGCCGAAAATATCGAAAACGCCGACGTGGTAGTGGTGTCGACCGCTGTTTCCGGCGACAACCCGGAAGTAATCGCTGCCCACGAACGTCTGGTGCCCGTGGTTCGGCGCGCCGAAATGCTCGCCGAGCTGATGCGTTTCCGCTACGGCATTGCGGTGGCCGGTACCCATGGCAAGACCACCACGACCAGCCTCGTGGCCTCGCTGCTGGCCGATGGCGGCTTGGACCCGACCTTCATCGTCGGCGGCAAGGTCCTGGGCGCCGGCTCGAACGCCCGCCTGGGCGAAGGCCCGTACCTGGTCGCCGAAGCCGATGAATCCGATGCGTCCTTTTTGTTCCTGACGCCGATGATGGCGATCGTCACGAATATCGATGCCGATCATCTGGAAACCTATGGCGGCGAATTCTCGAAGCTCACCGAGACCTTCGTGGAATTCCTCCATCATCTGCCGTTCTATGGCCTGGCGGTGCTGTGCGTGGACGACCCGGTGGTGCGTTCGATCCTGGCCGACGTGGGCCGGCCGATCGTGACCTACGGCATCGAACACGACGCCGACTTCATGGCCGAGAACCTGTCGTTCGATGGCACCGGCACACGGTTCACCCTGCGTCGGGCCGGACACGACGGTTTCGATGTACACCTGAATCTGCCGGGTCGTCATAACGTGCTCAACGCGCTGGCCGCTGCGGCGGTGGCCCATGAGCTGGGCGTGGACATGCCGGCGATCGGACGCGGGCTGTCGCAGTTCGCCGGCATCGGCCGACGCTGTGAAGTGCATGGCGAGATCGCACTTGGTGACCGGCGGGTTTTGCTGGTCGACGATTACGGCCACCACCCACGCGAGTTGAGCAGCATCATCGATGCCGCCCGCGGCGCCTGGCCGGATCGCCGCCTGGTCGTGGTGTTCCAGCCGCATCGGTTCACGCGCACACGCGACCTGTTCGACGACTTCTGCAAGGTGCTGGCCAATCTGGACGTGCTCGTGCTTTGTGAAGTCTATGGCGCCGGTGAAGCGCCGATCGCGGGGGCCGATGGCCGAGCGCTGGCTCGCGGCGTACGCGCCCGAGGCCGTGTCGACCCGGTGTTCGTCGACGATGTGCACGCGCTGGCCGATGTGCTGCCTGGCGTGGTCAGCGACGGCGACGTGCTGTTGACGCTGGGCGCCGGCGATATTGGCGCCGTGGCTGGCCAGCTGGCCGTCGGAGGTCGCTCATGA